The following proteins are co-located in the Bradyrhizobium sp. AZCC 2176 genome:
- the fusA gene encoding elongation factor G — MPRVHAIENYRNFGIMAHIDAGKTTTTERILYYTGKSHKIGEVHEGAATMDWMEQEQERGITITSAATTAFWNGKRLNIIDTPGHVDFTIEVERSLRVLDGAVCVLDSNQGVEPQTETVWRQGDKYKVPRIVFANKMDKTGADFFKCLADIVDRLGAKPIAIQLPIGAENNFKGLVDLVVMKGIIWNDESLGAKFDYVDIPADLVDQAKEYREKMIEAAVELDDDAMAAYLDGKEPDEATLKRLIRKAVLTGAFYPVLCGSAFKNKGVQPLLDAVVDYLPSPVDVPAIKGTDDDGNEVVRKADDKEPLALLAFKIMDDPFVGTITFCRIYSGVLQSGTGVVNSTREKKERIGRMLLMHANNREDIKEAYAGDIVALAGLKEARTGDTLCDPDKQVILEKMEFPEPVIEIAIEPKSKADQEKLGVALAKLAAEDPSFRVSTDQESGQTILKGMGELHLDIKVDILKRTYKVDANIGAPQVAFRERVTKRAEVKYTHKKQTGGTGQFAEVSIIVEPNEPGKGYEFESKIVGGAVPKEYIPGVEKGLNSVMGSGVVAGFPVVDVKVQLVDGKYHDVDSSALAFEIASRAAFREALQKGKSVLLEPIMKVEVVTPEDYTGSVIGDLNSRRGQIQGQDMRGNANVINAMVPLMNMFGYVNNLRSMSQGRATFTMQFDHYAEAPANVSAEVQKKFA; from the coding sequence ATGCCCCGCGTTCATGCCATCGAGAACTACCGCAACTTCGGTATTATGGCGCATATCGATGCCGGTAAGACCACGACCACCGAGCGCATCCTCTATTACACCGGGAAGAGCCACAAGATCGGCGAAGTGCACGAAGGTGCCGCGACGATGGACTGGATGGAGCAGGAGCAGGAGCGTGGCATCACGATCACCTCGGCTGCGACCACCGCGTTCTGGAACGGCAAGCGCCTGAACATCATCGACACCCCCGGCCACGTCGACTTCACCATCGAAGTCGAGCGTTCCCTGCGCGTGCTCGACGGCGCCGTATGCGTGCTCGATTCCAACCAGGGCGTCGAGCCGCAGACCGAAACCGTCTGGCGTCAGGGCGACAAGTACAAGGTTCCGCGCATCGTCTTCGCCAACAAGATGGACAAGACCGGCGCGGATTTCTTCAAGTGTCTCGCCGACATCGTCGACCGCCTCGGCGCCAAGCCGATCGCGATCCAGCTTCCGATCGGCGCCGAGAACAATTTCAAGGGCCTCGTCGACCTCGTCGTCATGAAGGGCATCATCTGGAACGATGAATCGCTCGGCGCGAAATTCGACTACGTCGACATCCCGGCCGACCTCGTCGACCAGGCCAAGGAATACCGCGAGAAGATGATCGAAGCCGCCGTCGAGCTCGACGACGATGCCATGGCCGCTTACCTCGACGGCAAGGAGCCGGATGAGGCGACGCTCAAGCGCCTGATCCGTAAAGCCGTGCTGACCGGCGCCTTCTATCCCGTGCTGTGCGGTTCGGCCTTCAAGAACAAGGGCGTGCAGCCGCTGCTCGACGCCGTCGTCGACTATCTGCCGTCGCCGGTCGACGTGCCCGCGATCAAGGGCACCGATGACGACGGCAACGAAGTGGTGCGCAAGGCCGACGACAAGGAGCCGCTGGCTCTGCTTGCATTCAAGATCATGGACGATCCGTTCGTCGGCACCATCACCTTCTGCCGCATCTATTCGGGCGTGCTGCAGAGCGGCACCGGCGTCGTCAACTCGACCCGCGAGAAGAAAGAACGTATCGGCCGCATGCTTCTGATGCATGCGAATAACCGCGAGGACATCAAGGAAGCCTATGCCGGCGACATCGTCGCGCTGGCGGGCCTGAAGGAAGCGCGCACCGGTGACACGCTGTGCGATCCCGACAAGCAGGTGATCCTGGAAAAGATGGAATTCCCGGAGCCGGTGATCGAAATCGCGATCGAGCCGAAGTCGAAGGCCGACCAGGAAAAGCTCGGTGTCGCTCTGGCGAAGCTCGCCGCCGAAGATCCGTCGTTCCGCGTGTCGACCGACCAGGAGTCCGGCCAGACCATCCTCAAGGGCATGGGCGAACTCCATCTCGACATCAAGGTCGACATCCTCAAGCGTACCTACAAGGTCGACGCCAACATCGGCGCGCCGCAGGTGGCGTTCCGCGAGCGGGTCACCAAGCGTGCTGAAGTCAAGTACACGCACAAGAAGCAGACCGGCGGTACCGGTCAGTTCGCCGAAGTGTCGATCATCGTCGAGCCGAACGAGCCCGGCAAGGGTTACGAGTTCGAGTCGAAGATCGTCGGCGGCGCAGTGCCGAAGGAATACATCCCCGGCGTCGAAAAGGGCCTCAACAGCGTGATGGGCTCGGGCGTCGTTGCCGGCTTCCCGGTGGTGGACGTCAAGGTCCAGCTCGTCGACGGCAAGTATCACGACGTCGACTCCTCGGCGCTGGCCTTCGAAATCGCATCGCGCGCGGCGTTCCGCGAAGCGCTGCAGAAGGGCAAGTCCGTTCTGCTCGAGCCGATCATGAAGGTCGAAGTGGTGACCCCGGAAGACTATACCGGTTCGGTCATCGGCGACCTGAATTCCCGGCGCGGACAGATCCAGGGCCAGGACATGCGCGGCAACGCCAACGTCATCAACGCGATGGTGCCGCTCATGAACATGTTCGGGTATGTGAATAACCTGCGCTCGATGAGCCAGGGACGCGCGACCTTTACGATGCAATTCGATCACTACGCTGAAGCGCCGGCGAACGTGTCGGCAGAAGTCCAGAAGAAGTTTGCCTGA
- the rplC gene encoding 50S ribosomal protein L3, producing MRSGVIAQKVGMTRVFTETGEHIPVTVLKLGNCQVLGHRTTEKNGYVALQLGAGTRKTVYLPKAERGQFAVAKVEPKRKVTEFRVSEDALIPVGAEIQADHFVVGQFVDVTGTSVGKGFAGGMKRWNFGGLRATHGVSVSHRSIGSTGGRQDPGKTFKNKKMPGHMGVDRITTLNLRVVQTDVERGLILVEGAVPGSKGGWISVRDAVKKPLPKEAPKPGKFKVAGGEQAEAPAEQEGA from the coding sequence ATGCGCTCCGGAGTGATCGCACAAAAGGTCGGGATGACGCGGGTCTTTACGGAGACCGGCGAACATATCCCTGTGACCGTGCTGAAGCTGGGCAATTGCCAGGTGTTGGGCCACCGCACGACCGAAAAGAACGGTTACGTCGCGCTGCAGCTCGGTGCCGGGACCCGCAAGACCGTTTATCTGCCGAAGGCAGAGCGCGGCCAGTTTGCGGTCGCCAAGGTCGAGCCCAAGCGGAAGGTCACCGAGTTCCGCGTGTCCGAGGACGCGCTGATCCCGGTTGGCGCCGAGATTCAGGCGGACCATTTCGTGGTCGGCCAGTTCGTCGACGTCACCGGCACCTCGGTCGGTAAGGGTTTTGCCGGCGGCATGAAGCGCTGGAATTTCGGCGGTCTGCGCGCCACCCACGGTGTGTCGGTTTCGCATCGTTCGATCGGTTCGACCGGCGGACGCCAGGATCCCGGCAAGACCTTCAAGAACAAGAAGATGCCCGGTCACATGGGTGTCGACCGTATCACCACGCTCAATCTGCGTGTGGTGCAGACCGACGTCGAGCGCGGCCTGATCCTCGTCGAAGGCGCCGTTCCCGGCTCCAAGGGCGGCTGGATCTCGGTGCGCGACGCCGTAAAGAAGCCGTTGCCGAAGGAAGCTCCGAAGCCCGGCAAGTTCAAGGTTGCCGGCGGCGAGCAGGCTGAGGCTCCGGCCGAGCAGGAGGGCGCGTGA
- the rpsL gene encoding 30S ribosomal protein S12 yields MPTINQLIANPRAVQKSRKKVPALQQSPQKRGVCTRVYTTTPKKPNSALRKVAKVRLTNGFEVIGYIPGEGHNLQEHSVVMIRGGRVKDLPGVRYHILRGVLDTQGVKNRKQRRSKYGAKRPK; encoded by the coding sequence ATGCCGACGATCAACCAACTGATCGCAAATCCGCGTGCGGTGCAGAAGTCACGCAAGAAGGTGCCGGCGCTGCAGCAGTCGCCGCAGAAGCGCGGTGTTTGCACGCGCGTCTATACCACGACCCCGAAGAAGCCGAACTCGGCGCTGCGTAAGGTCGCCAAGGTGCGCCTGACCAACGGCTTCGAAGTGATCGGCTACATCCCGGGTGAAGGCCATAACCTTCAGGAGCACTCGGTGGTGATGATCCGCGGCGGCCGCGTCAAGGACTTGCCTGGCGTGCGCTACCACATCCTCCGCGGCGTCCTCGACACCCAGGGCGTCAAGAACCGTAAGCAGCGCCGTTCGAAGTACGGCGCGAAGCGTCCGAAATAA
- the tuf gene encoding elongation factor Tu has protein sequence MAKAKFERNKPHCNIGTIGHVDHGKTSLTAAITKVLAETGGATFTAYDQIDKAPEEKARGITISTAHVEYETKNRHYAHVDCPGHADYVKNMITGAAQMDGAILVVSAADGPMPQTREHILLARQVGVPALVVFLNKCDMVDDPELLELVEMEVRELLSKYEFPGDTIPIIRGSALAALENKDPKLGHDAVLELMKAVDESIPQPARPVDQPFLMPVEDVFSISGRGTVVTGRVERGIIKVGEEIEIVGLRDTQKTIVTGVEMFRKLLDQGQAGDNIGALLRGTKREEVERGQVLCKPGSVKPHTKFKAEAYILTKEEGGRHTPFFTNYRPQFYFRTTDVTGVVHLPEGTEMVMPGDNIAMEVHLIVPIAMEEKLRFAIREGGRTVGSGVVSSIIE, from the coding sequence ATGGCCAAAGCAAAGTTTGAACGTAATAAACCGCACTGCAACATCGGAACCATCGGTCACGTCGACCATGGCAAGACCTCGCTGACCGCAGCGATCACCAAGGTGCTGGCTGAAACCGGCGGTGCGACGTTCACGGCGTACGACCAGATCGACAAGGCGCCGGAAGAGAAGGCGCGCGGCATCACCATCTCGACCGCTCACGTCGAATACGAAACCAAGAATCGGCACTACGCCCACGTCGACTGCCCAGGCCACGCCGACTATGTGAAGAACATGATCACCGGCGCAGCCCAGATGGACGGCGCGATCCTGGTCGTGTCGGCCGCCGACGGCCCGATGCCGCAGACCCGCGAGCACATCCTGCTTGCCCGTCAGGTCGGCGTTCCCGCCCTCGTCGTGTTCCTGAACAAGTGCGACATGGTCGACGATCCGGAATTGCTCGAGCTCGTCGAGATGGAAGTCCGCGAACTGCTCTCGAAGTACGAGTTCCCGGGCGACACCATTCCGATCATCCGCGGCTCGGCGCTCGCAGCGCTCGAAAACAAGGACCCGAAGCTCGGCCACGACGCGGTCCTGGAGTTGATGAAGGCGGTCGACGAGAGCATCCCGCAGCCGGCCCGTCCGGTCGACCAGCCGTTCCTGATGCCGGTCGAAGACGTGTTCTCGATCTCGGGCCGCGGCACCGTGGTGACCGGCCGCGTCGAGCGCGGCATCATCAAGGTCGGTGAGGAAATCGAAATCGTAGGCCTCCGCGACACCCAGAAGACCATCGTCACGGGCGTCGAAATGTTCCGCAAGCTGCTCGATCAGGGCCAGGCCGGCGACAACATCGGTGCGCTGCTCCGCGGCACCAAGCGCGAGGAAGTTGAGCGCGGCCAGGTGCTGTGCAAGCCGGGTTCGGTCAAGCCGCATACCAAGTTCAAGGCTGAGGCCTACATCCTGACCAAGGAGGAGGGCGGTCGTCACACCCCGTTCTTCACCAACTACCGGCCCCAGTTCTACTTCCGCACCACCGACGTGACCGGCGTCGTCCATCTGCCGGAAGGCACCGAGATGGTGATGCCCGGCGACAACATCGCGATGGAAGTGCACCTGATCGTGCCGATCGCGATGGAAGAAAAGCTCCGCTTCGCAATCCGCGAAGGCGGCCGCACCGTTGGTTCGGGCGTCGTCTCCAGCATCATCGAGTAA
- the rpsG gene encoding 30S ribosomal protein S7 — MSRRHSAEKREVNPDPKFGNIVITKFMNSIMYDGKKSAAENIVYGALAMIEAKTKQGPLTVFEQALENVMPTIEVRSRRVGGATYQVPVEVRSVRRQALGIRWIITAARDRNEKTMTERLSAELLDASNNRGNAVKKREDVHRMAEANRAFSHYRW; from the coding sequence ATGTCTCGTCGCCATTCTGCCGAAAAGCGTGAAGTCAACCCGGACCCGAAGTTCGGGAACATCGTCATTACGAAGTTCATGAACTCGATCATGTATGACGGCAAGAAGTCCGCTGCCGAAAACATCGTCTACGGCGCGCTCGCCATGATCGAGGCCAAGACCAAGCAGGGGCCGCTCACGGTGTTCGAGCAGGCGCTGGAAAACGTCATGCCGACCATCGAAGTGCGCTCGCGCCGCGTCGGCGGCGCCACCTACCAGGTGCCGGTCGAAGTGCGTTCGGTTCGCCGTCAGGCGCTGGGCATTCGCTGGATCATCACGGCGGCACGCGACCGCAATGAAAAGACGATGACGGAGCGGCTCTCGGCCGAGCTGCTCGACGCGTCGAACAACCGGGGGAACGCCGTCAAGAAGCGTGAAGACGTGCACCGGATGGCGGAAGCCAACCGTGCCTTCTCGCATTATCGCTGGTAA
- the rpsJ gene encoding 30S ribosomal protein S10 yields the protein MNGQNIRIRLKAFDHRILDTSTREIVNTAKRTGAQVRGPIPLPTRIEKFTVNRSPHVDKKSREQFEMRTHKRLLDIVDPTPQTVDALMKLDLAAGVDVEIKL from the coding sequence ATGAACGGCCAGAATATTCGCATCCGTCTCAAGGCGTTCGACCATCGTATCCTCGATACGTCGACCCGCGAGATCGTGAACACGGCGAAACGTACCGGTGCCCAGGTTCGCGGACCTATCCCGCTGCCCACCCGCATCGAGAAGTTCACCGTCAACCGTTCTCCGCACGTCGACAAGAAGAGCCGCGAGCAATTCGAGATGCGCACCCACAAGCGCCTTCTCGACATTGTCGACCCGACCCCGCAGACCGTCGATGCTCTCATGAAGCTCGACCTGGCCGCCGGTGTCGACGTCGAGATCAAGCTCTAA